Proteins from a genomic interval of Streptomyces fodineus:
- a CDS encoding DUF6233 domain-containing protein, with product MNDDRPLTRVDMLRFARRVVEHQAARQLALMDRWIADEERREAERQRRLATRRAAPEWLIERGLNGRSAVYVHVGGCAGTGGRAKAVGRDQAVRALTEGGVAACPLCRPDTALGVLE from the coding sequence GTGAACGATGACCGTCCGCTGACGCGTGTCGACATGCTGCGTTTCGCCCGCCGCGTCGTCGAACATCAGGCCGCGCGGCAGCTTGCCCTGATGGACCGGTGGATCGCGGACGAGGAGCGCAGGGAGGCCGAACGGCAGCGCCGCCTCGCGACTCGGCGGGCCGCGCCGGAGTGGCTGATCGAGCGCGGTCTGAACGGCCGCAGCGCGGTGTACGTGCACGTCGGCGGCTGTGCCGGCACCGGCGGCCGCGCCAAGGCGGTCGGCCGGGACCAGGCGGTCCGCGCGCTCACCGAAGGAGGCGTCGCCGCGTGCCCGCTGTGCCGCCCCGACACTGCGCTGGGGGTGCTGGAATGA